A segment of the Rhizobium glycinendophyticum genome:
CGGGTGTAATCGGGGTTCACCTCCGCATAGAGAATGACGCCATCCTGTCCGACGACGTAGCGGGCAGGCATGGGCAGGGTCCAGCTCGCATCGCCGTTGAAGGCGGGGAGATCGTTCTTCAGCGATTTGTAGAGCTCGACCAGATAGTCCGGCATCGCGAATCGCAGCCCGAAGGCGGCTGCCACGTCGTTATGCGGGTCCGACAGGATCGGGAAGGTCAGGTTGTTCTTCGCGACCGACTTGCGGCTGTTAACTTGGTTTTGCGGCGAGATCGCAACGAGATTTGCGCCCAGTTCCTCGAATTCCGGCAGCGCCTCCTCGAGAGCCTGGAGCTCCATGTTGCAATAGGGGCACCACACACCGCGATAGAAGCTGATGACGAGCGGTCCGCGCGCCAGAAGATCGGTGGAGGAGACCTTGTTGCCCTCTTGATCGGAGAGACTGAAGGCCGGCAGCACCTCGCCCGCTTTCCGGGCGCGAGCTGCCGCGCCCGAGGCAATCAGCTCGGCAGTCGCGCGGTGCATGGTCTCGATTACCCTGTATGGGACGTTGTACGGCGGCTTGCCGGCTTCAAAATCGGCCTTGAACGCATCGAGCTTGGATTGGAGTGTCATGATCTTGTTCCTTCAAGAGGTGAAGGCACTTCAGGGTGAAGCCGGAAGCGCGGTGATTGGGTAGGGGACGGTTCAGCCTTTGGCGGCCATGGATCGGGCGACTTCGGCCGCGCTGATGCCTTCAAGCGCCAGGCCATAGCCAGCACCCTCGTCGATGATCCGGCGCAGCTTCTGCGTCAGCGCGATGCGGGTGTAGCGGCTGGTCAGCGGCGGAAGAGCGGCAATGCCCTCGGCGATCTCATGGGCGCGGGCAAGCAGCCGATCGGCCGGCACAATCTCGTTGACCACGCCCCACTCTTTTGCCGTCTGAGCATCCAACACCTGGCGAGTCAGGATAAAGTGGCGGCCGCGGATCGAGCCGATCACTTCCGGCCAGAGCAGGTTGAC
Coding sequences within it:
- a CDS encoding peroxiredoxin-like family protein, yielding MTLQSKLDAFKADFEAGKPPYNVPYRVIETMHRATAELIASGAAARARKAGEVLPAFSLSDQEGNKVSSTDLLARGPLVISFYRGVWCPYCNMELQALEEALPEFEELGANLVAISPQNQVNSRKSVAKNNLTFPILSDPHNDVAAAFGLRFAMPDYLVELYKSLKNDLPAFNGDASWTLPMPARYVVGQDGVILYAEVNPDYTRRPEPDDMLPALRLSASRRVVA